The following are encoded in a window of Microbacterium sp. LWO13-1.2 genomic DNA:
- the arr gene encoding NAD(+)--rifampin ADP-ribosyltransferase yields MSDARDDGPFFHGTKADLGRGDLLTAGFRSNYRPEIVMNHIYFTALPDGAGLAAELAPGDREPRVYEVEPTGEFENDPNVTDKKFPGNPTRSYRSSAPLRVVREVTDWTRLTPDALAAWRERLAALHADDRAEIIN; encoded by the coding sequence GTGAGCGATGCACGGGATGACGGTCCGTTCTTTCACGGCACGAAGGCGGATCTCGGCCGCGGCGATCTGTTGACGGCCGGCTTCCGGTCGAACTACCGGCCCGAGATCGTGATGAACCACATCTACTTCACGGCTCTGCCCGATGGAGCGGGGCTCGCGGCCGAACTCGCACCCGGCGACCGTGAACCGCGCGTCTACGAGGTCGAGCCGACCGGCGAGTTCGAGAACGACCCGAACGTGACCGACAAGAAGTTCCCCGGAAATCCGACGCGGTCGTACCGCAGCAGCGCGCCGTTACGCGTCGTGCGCGAGGTCACGGACTGGACGCGGCTCACTCCCGACGCACTCGCCGCGTGGAGAGAGCGACTCGCCGCCCTGCACGCCGACGATCGCGCCGAGATCATCAACTGA
- a CDS encoding VanZ family protein, with protein MSILTIERTEHETAPSRSRVPLAAATIAYTALVATITLGPQGAVGSFREIIERVVGNVPFPVLPISPFLSLSLSVPSLDFEVAANLLMFVPFGMLAALWFRHASWLVLAMIGFAMSVAVEATQLFLPGRVTDVSDLIANTVGMALGSLIVIAARNSYESRPVPPSSS; from the coding sequence ATGAGCATTCTCACAATCGAAAGAACCGAGCACGAAACCGCCCCGTCCCGGTCGCGCGTGCCGCTCGCGGCCGCGACCATCGCCTACACAGCGCTCGTCGCGACAATCACCCTCGGCCCGCAGGGTGCGGTCGGGTCCTTCCGGGAGATCATCGAGCGCGTCGTCGGCAACGTGCCCTTTCCGGTCCTGCCCATCTCCCCCTTCCTCTCTCTGTCATTGAGCGTCCCGAGTCTCGACTTCGAGGTCGCCGCCAACCTGCTGATGTTCGTGCCCTTCGGGATGCTGGCCGCACTCTGGTTCCGGCACGCCAGCTGGCTCGTGCTCGCCATGATCGGCTTCGCCATGTCGGTCGCTGTCGAGGCGACTCAGCTCTTCCTGCCCGGTCGCGTCACCGACGTGAGCGACCTCATCGCGAACACCGTGGGCATGGCGCTCGGCAGTCTGATCGTCATCGCCGCGCGCAACAGTTACGAGTCGCGCCCCGTTCCCCCGAGCTCTTCCTGA
- a CDS encoding FHA domain-containing protein has product MSTPSELVLLLLRVGFLVLLWFFVFGVVYSLRADLFGVRVRKLPADGAAAAPSAAAAPISKPAATKPASAKPSTGPATIATAKRLVITSGPKAGLELPLGTEAMTIGRSSESALVIRDDYTSSHHARLMLRGDAWVIQDLDSTNGTFFAGKRVTGSPVALTLGTPVKVGATTFELRA; this is encoded by the coding sequence GTGAGTACTCCGAGTGAACTGGTCCTCCTCCTGCTGCGCGTGGGTTTCCTCGTGCTGCTGTGGTTCTTCGTGTTCGGCGTCGTCTATTCGCTGCGGGCCGATCTGTTCGGCGTGCGCGTGCGCAAGCTTCCCGCCGACGGCGCGGCGGCTGCACCATCCGCCGCGGCGGCACCCATCTCGAAGCCCGCCGCGACGAAACCGGCATCCGCGAAGCCCAGCACGGGGCCTGCGACCATCGCGACCGCCAAGAGGCTCGTGATCACCTCGGGACCCAAGGCGGGTCTCGAACTCCCCCTCGGCACCGAGGCCATGACGATCGGCCGCTCGAGCGAGTCGGCCCTCGTCATCCGCGACGACTACACCTCGAGTCATCATGCGCGTCTGATGCTGCGCGGCGACGCCTGGGTCATCCAGGACCTCGACTCCACCAACGGCACCTTCTTCGCCGGCAAGCGGGTCACCGGTTCGCCCGTCGCGCTCACCCTCGGCACGCCCGTCAAGGTGGGCGCCACGACTTTCGAGCTGCGAGCCTGA
- the manD gene encoding D-mannonate dehydratase ManD — MTIELVDVNITSPGRNFVTLKITTSDGIVGWGDATLNGRELAVASYLSDHVASMLIGRDEDRIEDTWQYLYRGPYWRRGPVTMAAIAAVDMALWDIKAKKAGMPLYQLLGGASREGVRVYAHASGTDYAALKNAITGYEELGYTAVRVQTGVPGLGQIYGVSSTGPGVRYDYEPAKRSGDRPSEETWDTRNYLNHMPGIFAQIREDFGTDLRILHDGHHRMSPIEAARFAKDIEPYDLFWLEDCTPGEDQTALRLVRQHSTTPLAIGEVFNSVFDYQTLITERLIDYVRSAVTHTGGITAMKKLLDFAAIYGIKSGIHGPTDISPVGMAAALHLDLAIHNFGIQEYMPHNEKTLEVFQTSFTFDKGFLHPGDQPGLGVELDEEAAAGHEYTKAYLPVNRLLDGTVHDW, encoded by the coding sequence ATGACCATCGAGCTCGTCGACGTCAACATCACCAGCCCAGGACGCAACTTCGTCACGCTCAAGATCACGACCTCCGACGGGATCGTCGGCTGGGGTGACGCCACGCTCAACGGACGCGAGCTCGCCGTCGCCTCCTACCTCTCCGACCATGTCGCCTCGATGCTCATCGGCCGCGATGAGGACCGGATCGAAGACACCTGGCAGTACCTCTACCGCGGGCCGTACTGGCGTCGCGGCCCGGTCACGATGGCGGCGATCGCCGCGGTCGACATGGCTCTGTGGGACATCAAGGCCAAGAAGGCCGGGATGCCGCTGTACCAGCTGCTGGGCGGCGCCAGCCGCGAGGGCGTCCGCGTCTACGCGCACGCCTCCGGCACCGACTACGCGGCCCTGAAGAACGCGATCACCGGCTACGAGGAGCTCGGCTACACCGCCGTACGCGTGCAGACCGGCGTGCCCGGCCTCGGCCAGATCTACGGCGTCTCGTCGACCGGCCCTGGAGTGCGCTACGACTACGAACCGGCCAAGCGCTCGGGCGACCGCCCCAGCGAGGAGACGTGGGACACCCGCAACTACCTCAACCACATGCCGGGGATCTTCGCCCAGATCCGCGAGGACTTCGGCACCGACCTGCGCATCCTGCACGACGGACACCACCGGATGTCGCCGATCGAGGCCGCACGCTTCGCGAAGGACATCGAGCCGTACGATCTGTTCTGGCTCGAGGACTGCACGCCCGGCGAGGACCAGACCGCGCTGCGACTGGTGCGCCAGCACTCCACGACGCCGCTCGCGATCGGTGAGGTGTTCAACTCCGTCTTCGACTACCAGACCCTGATCACCGAGCGGCTCATCGACTACGTGCGCTCAGCCGTCACCCACACCGGTGGCATCACGGCGATGAAGAAGCTGCTCGACTTCGCTGCGATCTACGGCATCAAGTCCGGCATCCACGGGCCGACCGACATCTCGCCGGTCGGCATGGCCGCGGCTCTGCACCTGGATCTCGCGATCCACAACTTCGGCATCCAGGAGTACATGCCGCACAACGAGAAGACGCTCGAGGTGTTCCAGACCTCGTTCACCTTCGACAAGGGCTTCCTGCACCCCGGTGACCAGCCCGGTCTCGGCGTGGAGCTCGATGAAGAAGCCGCGGCCGGACACGAGTACACGAAGGCGTACCTGCCGGTGAACCGTCTGCTCGACGGGACCGTGCATGACTGGTGA
- a CDS encoding SDR family oxidoreductase, with amino-acid sequence MTLDLRGGTALITGASSGLGVEFARRFAARGSDLVLVARRVDRLEKLAAELRAATRVKVEVVPADLGVTGAASALHEELDRRGIRVTSLVNNAGFGTHGAFDEADPERMLSEIQLNVATLVELSRAFMPQLLEGHGALVTVASTAAYQPTPGMAVYGATKAFVLSFTEALWAEARGTGLRVLAVSPGSTKTEFFDVVGTDDASVGRQQTASQVIDAAFHELDRANGGPSVISGRVNHLTALGTRLLSRRALTQTSARVLGEIRMSKRARRADAK; translated from the coding sequence ATGACGCTTGACCTCCGCGGGGGAACCGCACTCATCACCGGCGCGAGCTCAGGGCTCGGCGTCGAGTTCGCTCGACGGTTCGCCGCCCGCGGGTCTGATCTGGTGCTCGTCGCCCGTCGGGTCGACCGCCTCGAGAAGCTCGCCGCCGAACTGCGGGCCGCCACGCGCGTGAAGGTCGAGGTCGTTCCCGCCGACCTCGGCGTCACCGGTGCCGCGAGCGCCCTGCACGAAGAGCTCGACCGCCGCGGCATCCGCGTCACCTCGCTGGTCAACAACGCGGGGTTCGGCACCCACGGCGCGTTCGATGAGGCCGATCCGGAGCGGATGCTGAGCGAGATCCAGTTGAACGTGGCGACGCTCGTCGAACTGTCGCGTGCATTCATGCCGCAGCTGCTCGAAGGGCACGGGGCGCTCGTCACGGTCGCGAGCACCGCGGCGTACCAGCCGACACCCGGCATGGCCGTGTACGGCGCGACCAAGGCGTTCGTGCTGAGCTTCACCGAGGCGCTGTGGGCCGAGGCGCGAGGAACCGGGCTGCGCGTGCTCGCGGTGAGTCCTGGATCGACGAAGACGGAGTTCTTCGACGTCGTCGGCACCGACGATGCCTCCGTCGGCCGCCAGCAGACCGCGAGTCAGGTCATCGATGCGGCCTTCCACGAGCTCGACCGCGCGAACGGCGGGCCCAGCGTCATCTCCGGCCGCGTCAACCACCTCACGGCCCTGGGCACGCGGTTGCTCTCGCGTCGCGCGCTGACGCAGACGAGTGCCCGCGTCCTGGGCGAGATCCGGATGTCGAAAAGGGCGCGGCGCGCGGACGCCAAGTAG
- a CDS encoding DUF3662 and FHA domain-containing protein → MGLLDSFEKGLERAVNSAFAKTFRSGIQPVEIASALRREADTKAAVVSRDRIIAPNNYVVRLSSDDAERMRGLGRALTDELHALLSKHATSQGYSFAGALSINLEPDEKVATGTVRVTSGTVEGRVSWQAVIDVDGRRHSLNKARTVIGRGTDAEITIADAGSSRKHAEVLWDGERAMMRDLGSTNGTKVNGQKVREAALPTDTTITIGRTDLVFRIVPIAAPSRPMDDSTRAFGVMP, encoded by the coding sequence GTGGGACTACTTGACAGCTTTGAGAAGGGTCTCGAGCGCGCTGTGAACAGCGCGTTCGCGAAGACCTTCCGCAGCGGCATCCAGCCAGTGGAGATCGCTTCGGCCCTTCGGCGTGAGGCCGACACCAAGGCAGCGGTCGTCAGCCGCGACCGCATCATCGCGCCGAACAACTATGTGGTGCGCCTGAGCAGCGACGACGCCGAACGGATGCGGGGACTCGGCCGCGCCCTGACCGACGAACTGCACGCGCTGCTGAGCAAGCACGCCACCTCCCAGGGATACAGCTTCGCCGGCGCCCTCTCGATCAACCTCGAACCCGATGAGAAGGTCGCGACCGGCACCGTCCGCGTGACCTCCGGCACCGTCGAGGGCCGGGTCAGCTGGCAGGCGGTCATCGACGTCGACGGACGCCGCCACTCCCTCAACAAGGCGCGCACCGTGATCGGCCGCGGCACCGACGCGGAGATCACCATCGCCGACGCCGGATCCAGCCGCAAGCACGCCGAAGTCCTCTGGGACGGCGAGCGCGCCATGATGCGCGACCTCGGATCCACCAACGGCACGAAGGTGAACGGTCAGAAGGTGCGCGAGGCCGCACTGCCCACCGACACCACCATCACCATCGGCCGCACCGACCTCGTCTTCCGCATCGTCCCGATCGCGGCGCCCTCCCGCCCGATGGATGACTCGACCCGCGCGTTCGGGGTGATGCCGTGA
- a CDS encoding protein phosphatase 2C domain-containing protein: MVFEGSSAAISHTGKIRSNNQDSGYAGANLFVVADGMGGHAGGDVASSIAIHRMEPLMEPLDQGYATTDDAQASLQAAATTAAGDLIRAARERPELAGLGTTLSAIIMVDEYAVIGHIGDSRIYLYRDDALTQITADHTFVQRLVDSGRITPEEARYHPRRSVLMRVLSDMDSDPELDMFVMPTLPGDRWLLCSDGLSGVVDEAHMLKAMRLGMAPGRTADNLLKQALDGGAPDNVTIVLVDVGGHHPLSSGTPTIVGSAANPSGLIAPSARPARTNWLHPVRQAANEPSHFEPAAEYLEELIEEDRRRARRRRVGWIAGLLVVLVMLGVAAFAAYSWTQTRYFIGADDDSVVIFQGVQQNLGPIVLSTPLDDTDILLADLPEYQRARVESTITARSLADAMAIVDRLRAGAEANVIEETPLPTPMPTTSPTAGTP; encoded by the coding sequence ATGGTCTTCGAGGGCTCGAGCGCCGCGATCTCCCATACCGGGAAGATCCGCTCCAACAACCAGGACTCCGGTTACGCCGGCGCGAACCTGTTCGTCGTCGCCGACGGCATGGGCGGCCACGCCGGCGGCGATGTCGCCTCGAGCATCGCCATCCACCGCATGGAACCCCTCATGGAACCCCTCGACCAGGGCTATGCGACCACCGACGATGCCCAGGCCTCCCTGCAGGCCGCCGCGACGACCGCCGCCGGTGACCTCATCCGCGCCGCCAGGGAGCGTCCGGAACTCGCCGGGCTTGGCACCACCCTCAGCGCGATCATCATGGTCGACGAGTACGCGGTCATCGGCCACATCGGCGACTCCCGCATCTACCTCTACCGCGACGACGCGCTGACGCAGATCACCGCCGACCACACCTTCGTGCAGCGCCTCGTCGACTCGGGACGCATCACGCCGGAGGAGGCCAGGTACCACCCGCGCCGCTCGGTGCTGATGCGGGTGCTCAGCGACATGGACTCCGACCCCGAGCTCGACATGTTCGTCATGCCGACGCTGCCGGGCGACCGCTGGCTGCTCTGCTCGGACGGCCTCTCCGGGGTCGTCGACGAGGCCCACATGCTCAAGGCGATGCGCCTCGGGATGGCACCGGGTCGCACGGCCGACAACCTGCTGAAGCAGGCACTCGACGGCGGCGCCCCGGATAACGTCACGATCGTGCTGGTCGACGTCGGCGGGCACCATCCGCTGTCGTCCGGCACACCGACGATCGTCGGCTCGGCGGCGAACCCCTCCGGCCTCATCGCGCCGTCCGCGCGGCCGGCCCGCACGAACTGGCTGCATCCGGTGCGCCAGGCCGCCAACGAGCCGAGCCACTTCGAGCCCGCGGCCGAGTACCTCGAGGAGCTCATCGAGGAAGATCGGCGTCGCGCACGGCGCCGTCGCGTCGGGTGGATCGCCGGACTCCTCGTCGTGCTGGTGATGCTCGGCGTCGCGGCCTTCGCCGCGTACAGCTGGACGCAGACCCGCTACTTCATCGGTGCCGATGACGACAGCGTCGTCATCTTCCAGGGCGTGCAGCAGAACCTCGGCCCGATCGTGCTCTCCACGCCGCTCGACGACACCGACATCCTGCTCGCAGACCTTCCCGAGTATCAGCGCGCCCGGGTGGAGAGCACGATCACGGCACGCTCGCTCGCCGACGCGATGGCGATCGTCGACCGGCTTCGGGCCGGCGCCGAGGCCAACGTCATCGAAGAGACCCCGCTGCCGACGCCGATGCCGACGACGAGCCCGACGGCGGGCACCCCATGA
- a CDS encoding bifunctional 4-hydroxy-2-oxoglutarate aldolase/2-dehydro-3-deoxy-phosphogluconate aldolase, with the protein MTGDLGRVALPDRTVTSRLIVVARAQRATDYDAVLDVLVDAGIRSVELTLTTPGTFGHLPRLLERFGDAIDLGVGTVTNTDDLARAIDAGASTAFVTQAKDAGVPIVPGGLTPTELFASWSAGASAVKIFPAGQVGPSYLKDLRGPFPDLVAVPSGGVDLAGAEAWLRSGAVAVSVGGPLLGDAFNGSDLQALRERAAAFVEVCARSAE; encoded by the coding sequence ATGACTGGTGACCTCGGTCGGGTCGCGCTGCCCGATCGCACGGTCACCTCGCGCCTGATCGTCGTGGCGCGCGCACAGCGGGCGACGGACTACGACGCCGTCCTCGACGTGCTCGTCGACGCCGGCATCCGCAGCGTCGAGCTCACGCTCACGACGCCTGGCACATTCGGGCATCTCCCCCGGCTGCTCGAACGATTCGGCGACGCGATCGATCTCGGCGTCGGTACCGTCACGAACACGGACGACCTGGCGCGCGCGATCGACGCCGGGGCTTCGACCGCGTTCGTCACGCAGGCGAAGGATGCCGGGGTGCCGATCGTTCCGGGCGGGCTGACGCCGACCGAACTGTTCGCCTCGTGGTCCGCCGGGGCGTCTGCGGTCAAGATCTTCCCGGCCGGACAGGTCGGACCCTCTTATCTCAAGGATCTGCGCGGGCCCTTCCCCGACCTCGTCGCCGTGCCCTCCGGAGGCGTCGACCTTGCCGGCGCCGAGGCCTGGCTTCGCTCCGGCGCGGTCGCGGTGAGCGTCGGCGGCCCGCTGCTCGGCGATGCCTTCAACGGCAGCGATCTGCAGGCTCTGCGCGAGCGTGCCGCCGCGTTCGTCGAGGTCTGCGCTCGGAGCGCGGAGTGA
- a CDS encoding L-idonate 5-dehydrogenase, translating into MKALAIHGKEDIRWEDRDAPTPGDGEVRLRVHYVGICGSDLHYYFHGANGEYTIREPLTPGHELSGVVDLDPSGRLAPGTPVTVHPARYGPVVPGLEDRPHLRPGGDYFGSAAANPHRQGGASELLIVEDHMVRVLPASLPLERAALAEPLAVAIHAVNLAGDVAGRRVLVIGAGPIGLLVVAAAVNAGAAVVGASDVRAEPLERAQSLGATELSLVGRDTIENESYDIVFECSGVGVALTQAVRAARRAGTIVQVGMLPNTDIGVNLAPMLAKELTIRGAFRFSTEIDDAVALLAESDALDSVISHVLPASDAVQAFELARDSSASAKVLLSL; encoded by the coding sequence ATGAAGGCACTCGCCATCCACGGCAAGGAAGACATCCGCTGGGAGGATCGCGATGCTCCGACCCCCGGCGACGGAGAGGTCCGCCTCCGCGTGCACTACGTGGGCATCTGCGGGTCAGACCTGCACTACTACTTCCACGGCGCCAACGGCGAGTACACGATCCGCGAGCCGCTGACCCCCGGCCACGAACTCTCCGGTGTCGTCGACCTCGACCCGTCCGGCCGCCTGGCCCCGGGTACGCCCGTCACCGTGCACCCCGCGCGCTACGGCCCCGTCGTGCCGGGCCTCGAAGATCGCCCGCACCTGCGCCCCGGTGGCGACTACTTCGGCAGCGCGGCGGCGAACCCGCACCGTCAGGGCGGAGCATCCGAGCTGCTGATCGTCGAGGACCACATGGTCCGCGTGCTCCCCGCCTCGCTGCCCCTCGAGCGCGCGGCCCTGGCCGAGCCGCTGGCCGTCGCGATCCACGCCGTCAACCTCGCCGGTGACGTCGCCGGCCGTCGCGTGCTCGTGATCGGCGCCGGCCCGATCGGTCTGCTCGTCGTGGCTGCGGCAGTCAACGCCGGGGCCGCCGTCGTCGGCGCGAGCGACGTGCGCGCCGAACCGCTCGAGCGTGCGCAGTCCCTCGGCGCGACCGAACTGTCGCTCGTCGGCCGCGACACGATCGAGAACGAGTCATACGACATCGTCTTCGAGTGCTCCGGCGTCGGGGTCGCCCTCACGCAGGCCGTGCGCGCTGCGCGCCGGGCCGGAACCATCGTGCAGGTCGGGATGCTCCCCAACACCGACATCGGAGTGAATCTCGCTCCGATGCTCGCGAAGGAGCTGACCATCCGCGGCGCGTTCCGCTTCTCCACCGAGATCGACGACGCGGTCGCGCTGCTGGCCGAGTCCGACGCCCTCGACTCCGTCATCTCCCACGTTCTCCCGGCATCCGACGCCGTCCAGGCGTTCGAGCTCGCTCGCGACTCGTCCGCTTCGGCCAAGGTCCTGCTTTCCCTCTAG
- a CDS encoding sugar kinase, whose translation MISASVVTLGETMALVRTTEIGSLRHANSLAFGIGGAESNVAIGLARLGVATSWLGRVGDDSPGERVAREIRGEGIDVRVIVDPDAATGLMVKERPSAASTAVHYYRAGSAGSRLHPDDLPEGWIEEASLLHVTGITPLLSDTALATLHTAIGRARAAGAIVSFDINYRSSLASAEAASPLLRELAERADIVFGGAEEFAVLYPGSSAADAAARLRDAGCATTVLKQGADGATAFSGEAVVVSPGSTIDVVDTVGAGDAFVAGYLSALLDGLDLDATLRRANACGAMACLVPGDWEAAPTLRELERFLDGAGDPVRR comes from the coding sequence GTGATCTCTGCGTCCGTCGTCACCCTCGGCGAGACCATGGCGCTCGTGCGCACGACCGAGATCGGCTCGCTGCGTCATGCGAACTCCCTGGCCTTCGGCATCGGTGGCGCAGAGAGCAACGTCGCGATCGGTCTCGCCCGCCTCGGCGTCGCCACGTCGTGGCTCGGCCGCGTCGGAGACGACTCCCCCGGCGAACGGGTGGCGCGGGAGATCCGCGGCGAAGGCATCGACGTACGAGTGATCGTCGATCCGGATGCCGCCACCGGCCTGATGGTGAAGGAGCGCCCCTCGGCCGCATCCACCGCCGTGCACTATTACCGTGCGGGGTCGGCGGGGTCGCGACTGCATCCGGATGATCTTCCGGAGGGGTGGATCGAAGAGGCGTCGCTGCTGCACGTCACCGGCATCACTCCCCTGCTCTCCGACACGGCGCTGGCGACGTTGCACACGGCGATCGGCCGCGCGCGAGCCGCCGGCGCGATCGTGAGCTTCGACATCAACTACCGTTCGTCCCTGGCGAGCGCCGAGGCCGCTTCGCCCCTTCTGCGCGAGCTCGCCGAGCGCGCCGACATCGTCTTCGGCGGTGCCGAGGAGTTCGCGGTCCTGTACCCGGGGTCGTCAGCGGCGGATGCTGCCGCGAGGTTGCGGGATGCCGGATGCGCGACGACCGTGCTCAAGCAGGGCGCGGACGGCGCGACGGCGTTCTCGGGTGAGGCCGTCGTCGTGTCACCAGGATCCACGATCGACGTCGTCGACACCGTGGGTGCGGGCGATGCGTTCGTCGCCGGCTACCTGAGCGCGCTGCTCGACGGCCTCGATCTCGATGCGACGCTGCGGCGCGCGAACGCCTGCGGCGCGATGGCGTGCCTAGTGCCTGGCGACTGGGAGGCCGCGCCGACGCTGCGCGAGCTCGAACGATTCCTCGACGGCGCCGGCGACCCCGTACGGCGCTGA
- a CDS encoding TetR/AcrR family transcriptional regulator: protein MPPQPYHHGDLRRTLLEAAASSIENDGVDALSLRQLARQAGVSHAAPSRHFRDKQALLDALAEDGFHRLAAALEEATRRDATTPTAARSRFDDLARAYVAFALAQPTLLSLMFGMKHAPDARAELLAAGQASMELTIRVVVAAQEVGAIGPGDPHRIALAAFSAFHGIASLASGGLLDGVPVDVLVDTAGDIFWRGLQRG from the coding sequence GTGCCCCCGCAGCCCTACCATCACGGCGATCTGCGCCGGACCCTCCTTGAGGCCGCTGCATCCAGCATCGAGAACGACGGCGTCGACGCGCTGTCGTTGCGTCAGCTCGCCCGGCAAGCCGGGGTCAGCCATGCCGCGCCGAGCCGGCACTTCCGCGACAAGCAGGCGCTGCTCGACGCGCTCGCCGAAGACGGCTTCCACCGTCTGGCGGCGGCACTCGAAGAGGCGACCCGCCGTGATGCGACGACCCCGACCGCAGCTCGCAGCAGGTTCGACGACCTCGCCCGCGCGTATGTCGCCTTCGCGTTGGCCCAGCCCACTCTTCTCTCCTTGATGTTCGGGATGAAGCACGCTCCTGACGCTCGCGCGGAGCTCCTCGCCGCGGGCCAAGCGTCGATGGAACTCACCATTCGGGTGGTCGTCGCAGCCCAGGAGGTGGGAGCGATCGGGCCGGGGGATCCGCACCGGATCGCGCTTGCCGCGTTCTCGGCGTTCCACGGCATCGCATCGCTCGCATCCGGGGGTCTGCTGGACGGTGTGCCGGTCGACGTGCTCGTCGACACCGCGGGCGATATCTTCTGGCGGGGTCTGCAACGGGGATGA
- a CDS encoding MFS transporter, which translates to MSSSFVPGVEAPAAPPTAKRSMGDLVRAAVSGWLGTALEFMDFQLYSLAAALVFSQLFFAGEDPGMAVVLAMATYGVGYVARPIGAFVFARIGDRVGRRKVLFYTILLMGAATTLIGFLPTYEQVGILAPILLVILRLAQGFGAGAEISGAGVMLSEYAPANRRGVIASLVALGTNCGTLFASAIWAILLAVMLESDVIAWGWRIPFIGSAVIMLFALWVRFNLKESPVFEERSDVVDGKALSRDEVVKLATETNDIRTLESLERKPLKAIIVSFFLRFGQAGNSGMVQTYLISFITITLAMSKEVGPEVVIVSSLIGFLTIPLMGLLGDKFGRRRMYIIMTSLSLVLIVPTLLMINTAELVWVFVGYALIHNISVLGLASMENISIPEIFGARNRYTLTAMVREIAAIIATGVGPIVVAAWVSATTGSIVPVMILMGLFTASALVAALWAPEWTGRDLTDPRAAM; encoded by the coding sequence ATGAGCAGTTCCTTCGTCCCCGGTGTGGAGGCCCCCGCGGCGCCGCCCACCGCCAAGCGCTCGATGGGCGACCTCGTTCGCGCCGCCGTCTCCGGCTGGCTCGGCACCGCCCTGGAGTTCATGGACTTCCAGCTGTACTCGCTCGCTGCAGCCCTCGTGTTCAGCCAGCTGTTCTTCGCGGGTGAAGACCCCGGCATGGCGGTCGTGCTCGCGATGGCCACGTACGGCGTCGGCTACGTCGCCCGCCCGATCGGCGCATTCGTGTTCGCTCGCATCGGTGATCGCGTCGGCCGCCGCAAGGTGCTGTTCTACACGATCCTCCTCATGGGCGCGGCGACCACGCTGATCGGCTTCCTGCCCACGTATGAGCAGGTCGGCATCCTCGCTCCGATCCTCCTCGTGATCCTGCGTCTCGCTCAGGGCTTCGGCGCCGGTGCCGAGATCTCGGGCGCCGGAGTCATGCTGTCGGAGTACGCGCCCGCCAACCGCCGTGGCGTCATCGCCTCGCTGGTCGCCCTCGGCACCAACTGCGGCACGCTGTTCGCCTCGGCGATCTGGGCGATCCTGCTCGCCGTCATGCTCGAGAGCGATGTCATCGCCTGGGGCTGGCGCATCCCGTTCATCGGCAGCGCCGTCATCATGCTCTTCGCGCTGTGGGTGCGGTTCAACCTCAAGGAGAGCCCGGTCTTCGAGGAGCGCAGCGACGTCGTCGACGGCAAGGCCCTTTCTCGCGACGAGGTCGTCAAGCTCGCCACCGAGACCAACGACATCCGCACGCTGGAGTCGCTCGAGCGCAAGCCGCTCAAGGCGATCATCGTCTCGTTCTTCCTGCGCTTCGGCCAGGCCGGAAACTCGGGCATGGTGCAGACCTACCTCATCTCGTTCATCACGATCACCCTCGCGATGTCGAAGGAGGTCGGCCCCGAGGTCGTCATCGTCTCGTCACTGATCGGCTTCCTCACGATCCCGCTCATGGGCCTTCTCGGCGACAAGTTCGGCCGTCGCCGGATGTACATCATCATGACGTCGCTGTCTCTCGTACTGATCGTGCCCACGCTCCTCATGATCAACACCGCCGAGCTCGTCTGGGTCTTCGTCGGCTACGCGCTGATCCACAACATCTCGGTCCTCGGCCTGGCGTCGATGGAGAACATCTCGATCCCCGAGATCTTCGGCGCCCGCAACCGCTACACGCTCACCGCCATGGTGCGCGAGATCGCGGCCATCATCGCCACCGGCGTCGGCCCGATCGTCGTCGCGGCGTGGGTCTCGGCGACCACGGGCAGCATCGTCCCGGTCATGATCCTGATGGGCCTCTTCACGGCATCCGCTCTCGTGGCCGCCCTCTGGGCTCCCGAGTGGACGGGGCGCGATCTCACCGATCCGCGCGCCGCCATGTGA